The genomic interval CGCCGCGTGTTTCTCTCCGCTATAGTGAGGCTATTCTTTACATCAGGATCTTTGCTGTATTTCTTGAGCAACCATTCAATTGGTCCCGCTATAAGTGTAAGTGGGGTTTGTATTTCATGTGTAATACCCGTAAAGAATTCGATCTTAGCCTGGTATATTTCCTTTTCTTTTTCGTGTTCAAACAATTGCAGCTTGCGCAAATTTTTACGCTCGAGGTGCTGGCGATACAGACGGGCCGAAAGGATGATAATCGTGCCTGAGAGCAAGAGGTATAAAATATAAGCGATCCTGCTTTTCCAGAAAGGAGGCAGAATTTTGATGACCAGGCGTCTTTCTTTGCTCTCCCAGCTTCCGGTATTGCTTTCAGCGTGAACAACAAACTCATAAGTACCGTGACTAAGATCAGTAAAATAAGCTTTGCGGTTAGTCGTGAGATAGGTCCAGGGCTGATCAATGCCTGTCATTAAATATTTATAGCGCGTTGCTTCGGGTGATGAATAGTTCAATGCGGCAAACTCAATACTGAAATTATTCTGATCGTAGTTTAATATAATAGTATCTGTGTATAGAATAGATTTGGAAAGAGGACTGTTATGCCCACCAGGTATCGTTTCAATATTGTTGATCTGGAAACCTGTAATATAGGTAGGGGGACTGGGCTCTGGCTGGTTAAATTGCGCCGGATCAAAGGCTATCATCCCTTTAACTGAACCGAAATACATTTTACCATTGCTATGTTTGTATGCTGAGTTGTAGTTGAACTGGTCCGTGATCAATCCGTTGGCTTTAGTGTAGACTTTTACCTGTTCAGAATGCAGGTCGAATGAAATAAGGCCTTTAGACGAACTGATCCACAAATGCTTTGAATCGTCTTCCAGGATGCTGTACAATACATTGCTTGGCAGTCCGTTTGCGGTAGTATATCTTTTCCTGCTTTTCCGGTCAGGGCTCAGTTTTATCAATCCGCAGCCGGTGGTGGCAAACCATAAAGCATGTTCACTGTCTTCAAAGATCTTATACACAGGAAATTCATTAATGGTATGGCCCTTTGTGGTAGCGCTGAAACGTATATTGCCATGTTGGCCGCTTGCAGGATTATAATAGAACGCCCCTTCCTTTACACTGCCTGTCCAGATATTACCTTTGGAGTCTTCAAATATATCGAAGATGTAAGTGTTGTATGGTATCTCATTTATGCGTTTGAACGTCTTGTGTTGCCTGTCATACTCAAAAAGCCCCGCATTACGATAAGCGGTGCCTACGAGTAGTTTATTATTCCGTGTACGGTGGAATGAAATGACAAAATCACTTATCCGGCCCCTGCTGTCACTAATCAGTTTGAAACGATCTGTAATCAGGCCGGTGCGCATATCCATGATTTCCATCCCCTGTAAGAAAGCGCCGATAAATAGTTCCTTGCCCCAGGGAAGCAGGCCATGAATATTCGAATAGGAGATACTCCCTTTTTTCCCTGTATCAGTATAGCTTGTAAATAGGCCTGTTTTCAGATCCAGCTTGTTGATCCCGGCATCTTCGGTGCCGACCCACAGGTTGCCGCTGCTATCAGCGCAGATTTCCCGGACCGCATTGCCTGAAATAGAATTGGTACCTGGTAATGGATAATATTTTTCAAACCGCGCATTGACCTTTGAATAGTAATTTAACCCGCCAAAGAAAGTACCCGCCCACATACCTCCCTGCTTGTCTCTGCATATAGTATAAACGGCATTGTCTGCCAGCGCATAAGGGTCGCCGGCTCTTTTTCTAAGGCAGATGCTTTTATCTGTGGTTAAGTTGTAAATGTAAATCCCTAATTCGGTGGCGATCCAGTATTGCCCATCGTGATCTACCGCAATGTCTCTTACAAAAATGTCTTTATGCTTATCGGCATCCAGAGACAATGTTTTGACAATACCGGTTTTAGTATTGTAACATTTTAATCCCTGTTTAAAGCAGCCTATCAATAGCCCCTTATCAGGAGCCGGGTATATTTTGCTGATAGACCGTGCATTTGGAGGCAGACTTTTCTCAACGATCCTTATCCTGCTACCAGGCTTTTCATTTGGATCGTAAATATGAATGTTACCATCATCGTCGCCCATCCATACATTCATATTTGCATCCAGCGCAAGGCAGGAGGCCTTCACTTTCAGGTTCACCAGCCTGTCCTCTGCCTGAATGTACTTGTAGAGGGAGAATTTAATGAGGAACCAGAGGTTATTATCATTATCAATAACGAGATTGTTAGTATAATCTTTCGGATCAGTTTCGAGCTCAGTGAGCACTTCTGTGAACGGGTTGTATTTAAAAAGACCTTTGCCGGTTGCTATCCAGATCATTCCTTTTTTATCCTCAGCTATACAGTTAATAACATCGTTCCCCAGGCTACCGAATTGATCATTATTGTTTTTGTAGGCCTTGAAAGAGTAGCCGTCAAAACGGTTCAAACCACCACGGGTGCCTACCCAGATCAAGCCCGTGCGATCCTGGATGATAGTATTTACAGCATTGTGTACCAGTCCGTCATCCACCTGGTAATGCTTAAAGTAATATTGGCCAAAACAGGAAGAAATAGTGAACAGTAACAATAAGGTCAGCAAAGTATTATAACGTGGAAATTTCATAATGCCTGATTCAAATATAAATATATGAGATCAAATATTCTATCCCGTTCGGAGAAAATTTCGGAAAGCCTTCCATTTCGGATGGGACAAATCGACAAAAAGTTGAACAGATTATGTACCATCCATTCGTTTATTTTGAATGGCACTAATCAAATCACTTAACCCACAAATCTCTATGAAAAACGACCTATTTACCAGTACTATTGTTGCCATCGCATTGCTTGCGGCCGGTTGTAACAAAAAGCAATCGGAGGGCATTACCCAGCTGAGCCTCCCTAAAACTATCGCCGTTGCACCTCCATTGGGAACACTGGAGGATAGTGCTATCTATCGCATCAGGGGGGTCTCTTCATTGCCAGCCGGCCCCGTAGTTGAAGTGACCGGCAACTCAACGGCTGAAGGTGCAAAAATTCAGCAATGGGGATGGTTTCCCAATAACGGACAGAAATGGAGACTTATAAAGACCGATGCCACTTATTATAAGCTGGTCAATGTTACCAGTAATAAATGCCTTCAGTCGCCATCGGCTACTTCCGGCGATATATTACAGCAGGGAACTGATGATGGTTCTGATGCACAACGCTGGGCCATTGCCTATTCCGGCAGTAACAATGTTTTTTCACTGACCAACAAGCAAACAGGTATGAAAATGGTTGTTGATCCTGAAGATACTGTACCCGGGAGAAAAATCAGACAGAAAAGTAGCGTAACAGGTACGCAGGATCTCTTTGAATTTCGTAACCTTAATTTTCAAAATCCTTTAATTGCTGCCAGTCGCCCTGATCCCTTCATCGCGCAAAGAGACGGCTATTATTATTTCCTGTATACGAAAGGCAATAAGATAGGCATTACGAAGACCCCATCCGTATCATTACTAGCGGCTATGACTGAGACCATTGTCTGGACCCCTCCCACAGGTACAGCGTATTCATCTAATATATGGGCGCCTGAATTACATTTCCTGTCAGGCAAGTGGTATATATATTTCGCTGCTGATGATGCCGGAGGCGATGATAATCACCGTATGTTCGTGTTGGAGAATCCCAATGCTGACCCTACAACCGGAACATGGACATTCAAAGGAAAGATATCCGATTCATCTGATCAATGGGCTATTGACGGTTCTGTGCTGACCATTGGCACTAAAAATTACTTCATATGGTCGGGCTGGGAGAGTGTGGCCACCAAGTATAAACAATACATTTACCTTGCTCCTATGTCTAATCCCTGGACTATCAGCGGTCCCAGGGTAGCGATATCATCGCCTACCAATACCTGGGAAAAATATGAGCCCAGTTCAATAGGGCTTGGCGTGAATGAAGGTCCCATCATGCTACAGAAAGATGCCAGCAGCCCGGTTTTCATTATATATTCAGCCAGCCGTTACACGAGCGATAATTATTGCCTGGCGCAAATACAGTTAACAAACGGAGGTGATCCCACCGTTGCGGCCAACTGGATAAATAAGAAGCAGGTGTTTGTCAGAAATGATGCTAACAATGTTTATGGACCAGGACACAATGGCTTTTTCACCAGTAGTTATACCGACGCAAACAATGTGTTGCATACCGAAAACTGGTTTGTATATCATGCGCGCAGTGTAGCCGCAACTACAAACGGCGGCAGACCGGCAAGAATACAAAAACTGACATGGAATTCGGATGGATCACCAAACTTTGGGGTGGCCGGAGCGACGGGTGTTGATATGCCTATTCCGATAGGGGATTGAGATTAGCTGCGATCTATTCTCCAATTATGATGACCGCCTGGGGCCAGGGAACGTCTTATAACCGGTTGATGCTTCAAAGTTGCCCCTTAAAAACAAACCAGTAACTGACAGGATAAAAATGTTCCTGTCAGTTACCGGTTTGTGTATTTCAGAAAGAAACTTAAAGCGATACTTTGAATAGCAACCTGTCGGCTGTTCGTGTGAGTGTAAACTGATGCTCCTCGATTACGGGATCGCCTACAACGATATACGTGGGGTTACATGGACTGTTCGTGTTTTCTTCCCTGTTAGAGTAGGACAGGGTAGCCGTGTCTACGTTGGGAATGCTTATTTTATATTTGAACGCTCCTTTTTTTGTGTCCGCAATATTAAATACCAATGCTCCATACAGGGGGGCGCCGGACTGCGTTACAATCATTCCTTGTTCTGCAGGGACACCTGTTGTTTCCGAAGTAATCTTTATAGTTGTAGGATCAACGTTTCTTGACAAAAGAATATTTTCCCCGGTTTGTCGATCTATCAGCGTTAGTCCTACCTGTGTAGGCGTTCCTTCACTGACGATATCATCGCAGAGCCGGGATTTTTTCTGACACGCTGCTAGAAAATTTGCAGTACCCAGTAATATCAACGGCACGTAATAAAATTTCTTTGTAAGAAAATAGGCTAATGGTTTCTTTTTCATACGGAATTTGCTTTAAAAATAGGGAAGGTCAATCGTCAGTTATGATGCCATGCTTTATTAAACTTATCTACCTCGGCTTTTGAGGGGTTCGTAACTGCAATAATTTGTCCTGTTCCATTGCTTAATATAAAGAACTTTAATGGACTGAACTGTTTAGTACTTTCCAGGATAGCGTCATAATATAAGTCACCGTTTTTTACACTCCGATCAAATTTAAAAAAGGATGCATATTGTGCCAGGCTAAGCTTATATAAGGTTCCGGTGTCCAACGATATGCTATTGGCTACAGTTACAAGCGGATAAGCGTTGACTATAATAGTTGTATCTGGTTCGGGCAAATTTGATGCAGCTACAGTACTTTGTTTTTTGCAGGCAACAACCAGTGGTAACAATAGGTAACAGAGGAAATTAGTATTCATAACCGAATTTACACAAAGAAATTCAGACCTGAAACACTCAAAAAAAGGTGTGATGCTCCCACCGGGCATGGGATTTAATGGATCGTGAGAAAAACCGCAGAGGTCGGGGTGTAAAAAATAATTACAATTCCCTGGGACAAGCGGCTGTTATAACTCATGAGTTGTTGCATGCGAACTCACATTACGAGATAGATGACGCAACATCTTATAAAGGGGCAGGGAAGCTACATTGTCGTATGGAAAATACCTTGACAAAATGCGATCTGTATTGAAAGATTTTGTCACAGCAAACAATATAGACGGAGTGTCTGATCTTGATATAAAGGCAATAAGTGCTATTAGCATTGGTATACAAGATAAAAGTAATAATATTATTACCGAAGTGGCGGATATAGTAGGGGAGTATTCAAAATCAGTTTTGGGTGGATAATAGTTTCTCCGACTATGGAAATAAATTAGCCGCTGCTTATCAGATTATGAAGGAGGATGTCACAAATCGATTGTTAAGCAAAAAGAGCAATTAAATGAGACTATTTATTATTGTGATGCTTTTTCTGACCTCGTGTGGAACGTTGAAAGAGCCAAGTAAAAGTAACCCTAAATTGGAATTAAGATATTATTCAGACAGTTGCGATCAGTATGTGGAATATGACCGTGAATATATTACTGATTCCAGCTATGTTGAGAGAATGGAAAACAGGGTTGATTCTCTGATTCTCAAAGGCGGGCAGCTATTTACGTTGCGTCAAAGGAGTGTATATAAAATAATTGATACTGAAGAAGATTTTATCAGAAATGGAAAGGTGTATCGGTATTATTTTTACTGTGTAAATGCAGTTGATACCATATTGAAGCCTGGAGAGTCATATTTGCGCCGTAATATAAGACTCGAGGCATCAGTAATTGCAGTTATCCCATTTAAAGAGGCCTTGATTAACGGCAAAAGTGTGTTTTTATATTATTTGATAGGAGATTGTTACCCACTAAGTGATGAGAAATGCATCGAGTCTAGTATTATAAATGGGCACTATACTATTCTTTATTTTGAAAATGGGATCGGTTATGTAGGATATCAGGTAGGAAAGCAGGGTTGTAGGTTTGATATTACTGCAAAATCTCATGAAATTTTAAAAAGTAAAATAAATAAGTGACTGTTATCAATAATTCATGAGTAAAAGAAAAGCTTATATATATTCGTACATAATATCTATTTTTTATGTTGGCTGGGCAACTATTGCTGATAGGTGCCGCCCAGCAGGGTCTCTAGGCATTATCATTTAGTGATATGCCGGGAGACCCTGCGTTGTTTTATTAACTAACATTGTTAGATCGCATGAGGCATTCTTCTCCGTTGGATTATTTCCCGACTTCTGTTGTCGGTCAGAAGTCACGACAACGGAGTCGGGAACACAAGCAGGAGCAGCAAAAAGCTAACTGGTACGCCGGAATATTATACGGGAGAATTACTTAATAACAGATAATATGAAAGCATTTTTTGTTGTCGTAATTGTAATTTTATTTTCAAGTCAGTTGAAAGGCCAAACATTAACAAAGAAGAAGCTTACAAAACATGATATAAGAACTGGAGTTTTAATGAAATTTTATAGCTCTGCCAACGACAGTTACGGTACTGTTGAATTATTGTTGATGAAGGATAGAACTTTTTTATATAATTTGAATGCTATTGCGAATAATGGAGTAAGTCAAGGCAAATGGGAAATAGCCAATGGTGTACTAATGTTACAAAGCTCACTTCAAATTGATAACGTTCCTATAGAAATAAGCAGTGATAGTAACAGACGTTTTGTCTATAAATCGAATATTGCTATTGTAGAAAATACGAAGCATGAGCTTTTAACTGATGCAGTTGTGTTAATCAACGAAGATAGTATTAAATGTCTTCCCATGATAGGAAGCTGTAACGGTTCATTTGATAGAATAACCCGTGTAAAAGTGGTTTTTGAAAATGGCATGTCATCAAAGTGGATAACAATTGAAGGGAATAAGAATAAAGTAGCGATTACTGTACTGACTGATGT from Chitinophaga filiformis carries:
- a CDS encoding two-component regulator propeller domain-containing protein, translating into MKFPRYNTLLTLLLLFTISSCFGQYYFKHYQVDDGLVHNAVNTIIQDRTGLIWVGTRGGLNRFDGYSFKAYKNNNDQFGSLGNDVINCIAEDKKGMIWIATGKGLFKYNPFTEVLTELETDPKDYTNNLVIDNDNNLWFLIKFSLYKYIQAEDRLVNLKVKASCLALDANMNVWMGDDDGNIHIYDPNEKPGSRIRIVEKSLPPNARSISKIYPAPDKGLLIGCFKQGLKCYNTKTGIVKTLSLDADKHKDIFVRDIAVDHDGQYWIATELGIYIYNLTTDKSICLRKRAGDPYALADNAVYTICRDKQGGMWAGTFFGGLNYYSKVNARFEKYYPLPGTNSISGNAVREICADSSGNLWVGTEDAGINKLDLKTGLFTSYTDTGKKGSISYSNIHGLLPWGKELFIGAFLQGMEIMDMRTGLITDRFKLISDSRGRISDFVISFHRTRNNKLLVGTAYRNAGLFEYDRQHKTFKRINEIPYNTYIFDIFEDSKGNIWTGSVKEGAFYYNPASGQHGNIRFSATTKGHTINEFPVYKIFEDSEHALWFATTGCGLIKLSPDRKSRKRYTTANGLPSNVLYSILEDDSKHLWISSSKGLISFDLHSEQVKVYTKANGLITDQFNYNSAYKHSNGKMYFGSVKGMIAFDPAQFNQPEPSPPTYITGFQINNIETIPGGHNSPLSKSILYTDTIILNYDQNNFSIEFAALNYSSPEATRYKYLMTGIDQPWTYLTTNRKAYFTDLSHGTYEFVVHAESNTGSWESKERRLVIKILPPFWKSRIAYILYLLLSGTIIILSARLYRQHLERKNLRKLQLFEHEKEKEIYQAKIEFFTGITHEIQTPLTLIAGPIEWLLKKYSKDPDVKNSLTIAERNTRRLTELTSQLLDFRKTEVNQFSLNFVKTDIVALISDLLTSFREQAARNNIDLAIVLPEKQFIAFVDREAFVKICSNILSNAVKYAARSATINIHTVNDTDEYFTIRFHNDGKGIPDEFRDEIFKPFVRVRGNNKPGTGIGLSLAKSLTELHNGSLRLISGDADIVIFELQLPIHQKFEFQLSNWKKIK
- a CDS encoding family 43 glycosylhydrolase, whose product is MKNDLFTSTIVAIALLAAGCNKKQSEGITQLSLPKTIAVAPPLGTLEDSAIYRIRGVSSLPAGPVVEVTGNSTAEGAKIQQWGWFPNNGQKWRLIKTDATYYKLVNVTSNKCLQSPSATSGDILQQGTDDGSDAQRWAIAYSGSNNVFSLTNKQTGMKMVVDPEDTVPGRKIRQKSSVTGTQDLFEFRNLNFQNPLIAASRPDPFIAQRDGYYYFLYTKGNKIGITKTPSVSLLAAMTETIVWTPPTGTAYSSNIWAPELHFLSGKWYIYFAADDAGGDDNHRMFVLENPNADPTTGTWTFKGKISDSSDQWAIDGSVLTIGTKNYFIWSGWESVATKYKQYIYLAPMSNPWTISGPRVAISSPTNTWEKYEPSSIGLGVNEGPIMLQKDASSPVFIIYSASRYTSDNYCLAQIQLTNGGDPTVAANWINKKQVFVRNDANNVYGPGHNGFFTSSYTDANNVLHTENWFVYHARSVAATTNGGRPARIQKLTWNSDGSPNFGVAGATGVDMPIPIGD